The genomic interval CTCCCGCCAGCTGCGGAAGATCGACGACGTCCGCAAGAACGCCTACAGGGACCGCGACTACATCGCGCAGACCGTCAACAACTACGACGGCCTCATCAACTCGCTGCTCTCGCTCTCGCAGGACATGGCCCAGGCCACCAGCAACAGCGAGATGATCACCAGCACCCGCGCGCTGGCCACGTTCTCCGCCGCCAAGGAGTACGCGTCCATCCAGCGCGCCGTGATCACCGCGGCCCTCGCCGCGAAGGGCGGCGCCCGGCTCTCCCCCAACGACAGCCAGTACGGCCAGGAGGCGCTGGGCGCGGAGGTCGAAGCGATCAAGCGCTTCACCGCCATCCGCTCCGGCGACGCCAAGCAGCTGCTGCTCTCGCTCAACGGCGGCATCTCCGACATCACCGCGGCGAACACCTTCGCCGACCGTGTCTTCACCAAGTCCGACGGTCTCAAGAACGACGCGCCGTCGTGGATGGACTGGTCCGACCAGTCGACCGTCAAGCTCAACGAGATGTCGAAGATCGAGCAGACCCTGCTCAGCCAGATGGACCAGAAGGCCCGCGAGCTGCGTGACGAGGCGCAGCAGGAAGCGATCCTCAACGGTGTCCTGATCATCCTGGTCCTCGGCATCTCCCTCATCGGCGCCTTCGTCGTGGCCCGCTCCATGGTGCGCTCGCTGCACCGCCTCCAGCGGACCGCCCAGCGCGTCGCCCAGGAACGCCTGCCCGAGCTCGTCAAGCAGCTGTCCGAGACCGACCCGCAGGACGTCGACACCACGGTCGAGTCCGTCGGTGTGCACAGCCGTGACGAGATCGGCAAGGTGGCCGCGGCCTTCGACGACGTGCACCGCGAGGCGGTCCGCCTCGCCGCCGAGCAGGCGTTGCTGCGAGGCAACGTCAACGCGATGTTCACCAACCTCTCGCGCCGCAGCCAGGGCCTCATCCAGCGCCAGCTCTCGCTCATCTCCGAGCTCGAGAGCCGCGAGGCCGACCCCGACCAGCTCTCCTCGCTCTTCCGTCTCGACCACCTCGCGACCCGCATGCGCCGTAACGGCGAGAACCTCCTCGTCCTCGCGGGCGAGGAGCCCGGTCGCCGGTGGACCCGCCCCGTGCCGCTCGTCGACGTGCTCCGCGCCGCCGCGTCCGAGGTGGAACAGTACGAGCGCATCGAGCTGTCCGGCGTGCCGCCGACAGAGGTCGCCGGCCGCGTGGTCAACGACCTCGTGCACCTCCTCGCCGAGCTGCTGGAGAACGCGACCTCGTTCTCCTCCCCCCAGACCAAGGTCAAGGTCACCGGCCACGCGCTGCCCGACGGGCGGGTGCTGGTCGAGATCCACGACACCGGTATCGGCCTCTCGCCGGAGGACCTCGCGGCGATCAACGAACGGCTCGCGAGCCCGCCGACCGTGGACGTCTCGGTCTCGCGCCGCATGGGCCTCTTCGTGGTCGGCCGCCTGTCCCTGCGACACGGCATCCGCATCCAGCTCCGCCCGTCCGACTCGGGCGGTACGACCGCGCTCGTCATGCTTCCGGTCGACGTCGCCCAGGGCGGCAAGCGGCCGATGCCCGGTGCGGCGGGCGCGCCCGCGATGGGCGGCTCGGCGCCGCAGGGCGGTATGCCCGGTGCCGGCATGTCCAGCGGTATGCCCGGCGCCATGCCGTCCGGCCCGGCCGGCGGCCCCGGTCTCATGGGCGGCGGCTCCACGCCGCGCCGTCCGGCGGCGCCCGCCTCCGGTCCGCGCCCCGCGCTGCCCGGCCGCCCGGGCATGACCGAGGCCGGTCTGCCGACGCGTCCGGCCAAGGGCTCCCGGCCCGAGCCGGGCACGGGTTCCGGCGGCAGCCTCTTCGACGCGCCGCCGCGCGGTGCCGCGGACGCCAAGGGCGCCCCGGGTGCCGACGGCCGTCCCTCGCTGCCGACGCGCGGCGCCGGCGGTCCGGCCGCCGTGCCGCCGCCGTCCGAGGGCGTCCGCCGCCCGAAGATGCCCAAGCGCCGTGGCAACGGCCCCGCCTCCGAGATGGCCGGCCGCCCGGCCGCGAGCTGGGGCAACCAGCAGCCTCCGGCGGCCCCGAAGGCTCCGGCCGACGACTGGCCGGCGGCCGACCCGGCGCCGCGCGCCGCGCAGGACACCCCGCGCGGTCACGAGGACCCCGAGACCACCGGCGGCTTCGCCCGGCCGGCCGAGGCGCCGCGGGGCGGTGGCGACACCGCCCAGTTCCCCGCGCTCCCGGCCTCGTCCGAGCCCGAGCCGCGCGGCAGCACGTCCGGCGAGTACGCCCGCCCGGACGGCCCCGGCAGCACCGGCCAGTTCGAGCTGCCCGGCGGCTCGACGGGTCAGTTCGCGCGCCCCGACGGTCCGGGCGACACCGGCCAGTTCGGACAGCCGAACAGCACCACGGGCCAGTTCACCCGCCCCGACGGCCCCGGCGACACC from Streptomyces albireticuli carries:
- a CDS encoding nitrate- and nitrite sensing domain-containing protein codes for the protein MQGRFKRDGSAAAEPEPRGATDRGTSADAPTGGESAERSKSKSKVSRTKSPGGPGARIALRNWRISTRLVSLLALPVVAATTLGALRIDSSLDNIDQLDHMKLLTEMTGRATALASALQEERDRSAGPLAAGSGASDDRVVATRQKSDREIKAFTEATKGVKPTDTTMVGVQTTLVDISRQLRKIDDVRKNAYRDRDYIAQTVNNYDGLINSLLSLSQDMAQATSNSEMITSTRALATFSAAKEYASIQRAVITAALAAKGGARLSPNDSQYGQEALGAEVEAIKRFTAIRSGDAKQLLLSLNGGISDITAANTFADRVFTKSDGLKNDAPSWMDWSDQSTVKLNEMSKIEQTLLSQMDQKARELRDEAQQEAILNGVLIILVLGISLIGAFVVARSMVRSLHRLQRTAQRVAQERLPELVKQLSETDPQDVDTTVESVGVHSRDEIGKVAAAFDDVHREAVRLAAEQALLRGNVNAMFTNLSRRSQGLIQRQLSLISELESREADPDQLSSLFRLDHLATRMRRNGENLLVLAGEEPGRRWTRPVPLVDVLRAAASEVEQYERIELSGVPPTEVAGRVVNDLVHLLAELLENATSFSSPQTKVKVTGHALPDGRVLVEIHDTGIGLSPEDLAAINERLASPPTVDVSVSRRMGLFVVGRLSLRHGIRIQLRPSDSGGTTALVMLPVDVAQGGKRPMPGAAGAPAMGGSAPQGGMPGAGMSSGMPGAMPSGPAGGPGLMGGGSTPRRPAAPASGPRPALPGRPGMTEAGLPTRPAKGSRPEPGTGSGGSLFDAPPRGAADAKGAPGADGRPSLPTRGAGGPAAVPPPSEGVRRPKMPKRRGNGPASEMAGRPAASWGNQQPPAAPKAPADDWPAADPAPRAAQDTPRGHEDPETTGGFARPAEAPRGGGDTAQFPALPASSEPEPRGSTSGEYARPDGPGSTGQFELPGGSTGQFARPDGPGDTGQFGQPNSTTGQFTRPDGPGDTGQFAQPNSTTGQFARPDGPGDTGQFAQPDAAETTGRFALPSGDTGQFARPDGPGDTGQFARPDGPGDTGQFARPAAPQAPADDWPTADAAPREPRQTRTGTGRFALPESGSGHDAPNGRHGEQAPAQLPSAGAGDGRTPLFDEMESHWFRGAAGEGQAAAPEQSAGMPQRLPRRESRQPLGNIQAPQTPEAAPAPQGAQDTWRDTTNDERWRRAEQVREPAAGGTTPSGLPRRVPRANLVDGTAEQQQSTPVGPQVSRAPDDVRGRLTNLRRGIQQGRQAGNTSTGNHNLGPTYQQER